The following proteins are co-located in the Vibrio astriarenae genome:
- a CDS encoding GNAT family N-acetyltransferase: protein MDVIIETERLNLRQLCDEDWRLFHSLQSEPSVIALCFDKPSEFEIKKNFESRLPQWNIDSEHWLCLMIIDQKSQMKVGVTGFRLSEGVAEVGYLLLPEFHGQGYATESLEAVLGWGDQLGVISGFQAVVTQGNTASERVLQKCGFYLSKKVENAYEIGGKLFDDHVYVRAGNQTN, encoded by the coding sequence ATGGATGTAATAATAGAGACCGAACGTTTGAATCTTAGACAACTCTGTGATGAAGACTGGCGTCTATTTCACTCTTTGCAATCAGAGCCATCCGTCATTGCATTATGCTTCGATAAACCCAGTGAGTTTGAAATTAAGAAGAACTTTGAATCACGGCTACCCCAATGGAATATCGATAGCGAGCATTGGTTATGCTTAATGATTATCGATCAGAAAAGTCAGATGAAAGTAGGTGTGACTGGCTTTCGTCTCTCTGAGGGTGTTGCTGAAGTAGGTTATTTGCTGCTTCCTGAATTTCATGGACAAGGTTACGCCACTGAGTCGTTAGAGGCTGTACTGGGTTGGGGTGATCAATTGGGCGTCATTTCGGGTTTCCAAGCGGTGGTCACTCAAGGGAATACTGCATCAGAGCGTGTCTTACAGAAGTGTGGTTTTTACTTGTCTAAAAAGGTTGAGAACGCCTATGAAATCGGTGGGAAGTTGTTTGATGATCATGTCTACGTAAGGG